Within Hoplias malabaricus isolate fHopMal1 chromosome 16, fHopMal1.hap1, whole genome shotgun sequence, the genomic segment CATCATGGCAGAATCACATGTCACCTTTTTACAGATGTGACAGTGTGAGTATTAATCTATTGTAAAAGATGATACTCagttatatacagtatattctATATCCAGAGAAAACCACTGTTTAAAAAAGTCAACAGGTCTTTACACTGAATGTTACTGTCACTAgtgatggaccaatagaaacgagACGCTGAGAGTGATTTCGACTTCCCCTTGAAGTAACATTCTAGAGACGTGTGTCGGTTTGGACAGTGCTATTTGTCCCCACTGTGACGTGAAAACACAAGACACAAATGCAGTGATCTTGGGTTCTTTATTGTCCCAAATATTCACAATCAATAAATATATAGCTCTCCTTtacaatacaaaaatataaatacctATAAACATGATCAActatgtacagccttgaaagaCTCAAAATCATTGCACAAAGTAAAGTCCACGTCCCAGAAATGTTGTTCTCCATTTCTAACAGCGTCCGTTAGCATTTAGCCTATTAGCATTGTCCATAGTAACTGTACGGTTGCTGGGGAAACCAGTAGTCCTCCACTGGAGACAGAGGAAGGGCACATTCTGCATTCTGTAAaacatcaaaaaacaaaatgtataaatgttatATCAGTATTTTAGTTATACATTCATAATTTGATAGCACACCTATACAGAGTATATTGATAATCAAGATAGCATTCAGATATGGGCTACTTCTGGAAGAAATAAAATGTTGCTGAGCCTGAAAAATGCTCATTCAGTTAATGACATTCCAAAACAGATCTTGCCCACTTCTGGATGTGAGCCAAAACTGGCTCAGAAAGTGACTTCGGGCGATGTTGGAATTTGGGATTAATGGGAGATGTCTACTCACATGCTGTCAATCCATGTAAATAGTGGGCCATGAAATCACAGAATGGGTGCCTGACCTGGGCcagatattgtttttttgtaagAGTTCTTAGGCTTTTACATGTAAAAGTCCTTGGGTTATACTCCTAATCCCACTCTTGGCAGTGTTTTTTCAAACCTAGGTCTATATTTTTTAGCTCTATCCCAACCTGTTGGTCAAGTTAGAGCAACAGTctggtttgagaaccactgctttgAAGAACCAAAATTCTCATTAATAACAGACTAGAAAGCCTGGCATGGAAAGGGTTAAAGGTGTCGAGCACCTACCTGGTATGAGGGCATGCTCGTGAACTCCTGAGCCGAGAAGCTCTGGGCTGGGAGGCTGACTTGACAGACGTTCTCTTGGTGGAAAGCCTCTGAGGCTGCTGGGCTTGGAGCTTCCATATGCCCTGAGCACCCTGGAAGAACCCCGTGAGCGCCCTCTGCGTTGCCGTACTCCAGCTGGGCAGACAAGTGGGAGATGTAGCGGATGGTGAGGCGCAGGGTCTCGATCTTGGTCAGGGTTTGTCCGGCAGGGGCTACAGAAGGCGGCAAGTAGGTTCTGAGATGATGAAGAGCTTTGGTCAGGTCCCTCATCCTCAGCTTCTCTCGTTCGCTTGCACTTTGACGCTTTACCCCTGGGCACTTGGACCTTGGGCGTCCGGTTCTTCTGGCGGGTTTGGCCTTCTCCGTGTCCTCTTGGTCATTCTTAAAGGGGAAACTCTCGGGACAGGTTTCCTGAGAACTTGTAGGGAAGAGGCTTGGTGGAGAGAAGCAGCAGGAGTCTGTGGATGAAGCTGGAGATAGACTACTGCAGCCGCTGTAGTATCCAGAGTCTGAGGCAGTGTAGCTTTGGTTCAGGAGGTTCTCACAGTTGAAGAGAAAGGCAGAGTTCTCCTGGAGCTGGATGGGAGAGATGCAGGGATCCATGGCTGGTTCTCTGAGATCTGAGAGGTTCTGGGGATGCTGGAGCAGAGCGTGGTATATATCCTTCAAGAGGTGTGAGGTGGCACCTCCAGGAGCTGCTTCTCAGGCCTGAAGGCTGAGGTGACAGCTCAGGCGGGGGGCCATGGGAAAGAGCAGCTCTTCCAGGCTCAGGATTGGAGGTGTGAGCTCTACCAGAAACACCTCCATCTCATGCTTACAGCGAAGGCTGTGGAAATGTCTGAAAAAAATAGACATTCAGGCACAGAATTCAGGAGGTTTTGAAATTATTTGAAAAGCTGCTGTGACAAAAGATCAAGGTCAGGACATGTATCAAAATCCTCTACATTTGGTGttcactttttattcatttacatccTTCTAATAACAAAAGTCATAAAGAAGTCCTGTCCCCCCACACCCCTATCTGCTTTAACTCTAAAACAGTTCCCTAAAACTCCAGTGAGGGCTGGAGTGAGACTGAGGATGGGGGAAATGGTGGGAGGCTTCAGCACCTCATTCAGTGCctgagaaatatatatatataaaccaataAGGGTTCTTGAGCTAAATAATCAATGTTGTGAGCAAGAGTATGTCACTGTTGGagcaaaacctcatatctcatTGTTGTCATCTTTCATTTCTTGCCATAATTGGAAAACCACAGCCGCTGTTTACACCGAACCCATCGGACAACTTTCATTTAAGTCTATTCCAGCTCACTGGAGGAGGACTTTCATTCTGGGTCCAtgaagtgtgtaaatgtatacttttttttatcttaGTCATCTATTAATCTGTcagtctatctatctatctatctatctatctatctatctatctatctatctatctatctatctatctatctatctatcaaccTATcgacctatctatctatctatctatctatctatctatctatctatctatctatctatctatctatctatctatctatctatctatcaaccTAGCGATCtatcaatctatctatctatctatctatctatctatctatctatctatctatctatctatctatctatctatcaacctagcgatctatctatctatctatctatctatctatctatctatctatctatctatcaacctagcgatctatctatctatctatctatctatctatctatctatctatctatctatctatctatctatctatcaacctagcgatctatctatctatctatctatctatctatctatctatctatctatctatctatctatcaacctagcgatctatctatctatctatctatctatctatctatctatctatctatctatctatctatcaaccTATcgacctatctatctatctatctatctatctatctatctatctatctatctatctatctatctatctatctatctatctatctatcaacctagcgatctatctatctatctatctatctatctatctatctatctatctatctatctatctatctatctatctatctatcaacctagcgatctatctatctatctatctatctatctatctatctatctatctatctatctatctatctatctatctatctatctatctatctatctatctatctatctatctaatgtGGCTGTTCCTCAGTGGTGTGTAATTAAACCTTTAACCTCAGAGACTGACCCCTGTGAGAGAACACAGATTAAAGAGGTGCACTGGTTCAGCTTCAGTCATTCCCACAGCACAAGTGTTACATTTTACTCCTTACACACACCACTCACCacgcctctccctctctctctctctctctctctctctctctctctctctctctctctctctctctctctctctcacacacacacacacacacacacactctttttctCTGACACAGActtatagtcacatttacagctgTGATACGTAGAgaataaaggaataaataaatgttgttttataaaaagttGCCTCCTGAGTAAAAGGTATGTGAGTCATTTTTAGCTTGAACTCttctgtggtttgtgtgtgaagTGACACCTCAGACCGTCTGACAGGTGTGAGCTGGAAACAGTCAAGTTCCCACAGAAATACTAGAAATGACTGGGggaacattaaaaacacagccCCGGTCAAAACAATCATGGAACAACCTCTCAGGCCATTTATGACCATTTTCATAACAGCTTCATGTGACGTGACTTTCAGAgccttcagacgtctggttccgttCACTATCAGCGTGAACTACTCTGACTCAGGAGTGTGTCCACTCAGAGCGCTTTGGATCACATCGAAACTAACGGATCACATCATGATGCTGAACCTCTGAGATCTCCTTCCGTGACCCGACGGAggtgaggaggtggaggtgtgaGGAGCTCGAAGCCTGTGCCTTAATGTGGAGATTTCCTCAAAGGTTGTTTAACCCATGCCTTAATGAGTTAATTAACAGGTCCGCACAAGATCTTCACATCTGCAAGCGTCGTGTTTTACCGCCTCAGATGAAAGAGTTTGGCGTGGATTGGGATCAGCTTTTACACATCAAACTCATCAGTGAATAAACAAagccacacacactaatgacTCCAAAGCCATTCACACTCCACTGTTCCATGCATTTTAAACCTCGGGGAGGGAGGTGTGTGCCTgcatgcgtttgtgtgtgtgtgtgtgtgtgtgtgtgtgtgtgtgtgtatgtgtgtgtgtgtgcgtgtgtgtgtgtgtgtgtgagagagagaaagagagagaaagagagagagagagagagagagagagagagcaagtgaaagagagaaagcgagagagagagagagcaagtgagagagcgagagagagagcaagtgaaagagagagagagagattgagagctagtgagagagagcaagaga encodes:
- the LOC136672063 gene encoding mesogenin-1-like, producing MDPCISPIQLQENSAFLFNCENLLNQSYTASDSGYYSGCSSLSPASSTDSCCFSPPSLFPTSSQETCPESFPFKNDQEDTEKAKPARRTGRPRSKCPGVKRQSASEREKLRMRDLTKALHHLRTYLPPSVAPAGQTLTKIETLRLTIRYISHLSAQLEYGNAEGAHGVLPGCSGHMEAPSPAASEAFHQENVCQVSLPAQSFSAQEFTSMPSYQNAECALPLSPVEDYWFPQQPYSYYGQC